The Solanum pennellii chromosome 4, SPENNV200 genomic interval TATAAATATGGTGCACACTTTTTTAAAACCGAATATcgaaaaaccgaaccgaaatttGATTAAACCGAATCGAAGAACCGAACGTCCATCCCTAGCCGAAATAAATTGAGCTGAAATGAGATGAAACTAGGTTGAATTAGTTTGAAATGAGTTGGATTGAAATAGACTAAAGTCAGACTTAAAAGCAAGTTTGAATGATTATGTTTTCATGATCAAAATTTGAACCTCTGTTTAGTAGGAGTATGAGTAAACGATTCAAccgaaaataataataaaaaaagtaatatattatCAGACTTGTTTTATTGGATCAGtgattttatatacttttttaaattaaaatatcgattttaaaatttaactaatacCCAATaagatcatttttttcttaatgttgTACTATATGAATAAATATTCTCTCCTCCtttctgtattttttttttgaatcttttGTCCCCTTGATTAAAATGTTCATAATTCATTGTATGTTTGGTAGGGATCAACATGTTTTctaaatttcttatattttggCTAGTTAgtatatttagaaaatattttcttaggaaaataaattcattaattaaaaatgagaaaaataatttctcttATTAAAGCAAGGAAAACAAGTTGTTGCATAGTAAATTTCAAGTTTATTGTCTTCTTCATATCCACTCAGTTCGCCCAACTCCTACCTTTTGACCATCCCACACCGTCACCTCCCACTCCCCACACCTTACTCCACCCAGAGTCTCTTCTGTAGTATTTTCTAAAATAGCATATAAATATTCTTgacatattattttcttatatatattcatcaaataccAGAAAATAAGTAAGAAGTCCACTTGATTTTcgaaaaaacattttctttcttATCAAATACACCACGCagttcatttttcttttcttttttcacgcAATTCACAGTaagggaaaagaaaatgaaaaaaaacaaatttgaaggAATATTTTTATCgattaaatcaaaattgaatTGATAAATCACAAACTAAAAATcgacaataaatattttatcaatttgatTACTAATACATTAATAATcagtaaattaaattaataatatataaaatcactGAGCCATTGACTAtagttttgaacaaaaaattcTGTAAACAACACTAACTAAAATCATAAATGTTACGGAATTACAGGCCCCATGCACTTTTTGaccaaagttaaaatttttaaaaataaaataacattacatgcatattaatcatttttatttgttcatagGATTCTTAATGGGCACGTTAGAATCTCTGTCACCTAACCTTTATTATGCCATCAATAAAAGTCACTAAGCGAAAAGGTCCATTGTAAAGTCTTGAGAATAAATGATTAAATATGTGTATATAATGCCAAAAGTGCACCTACCTAAACCCAACAATATAATATTTCCTCtcgtacaattttttttacatccGTATTAgaatcaaacaaattaaaatttaaattgaatattCGAGAAGTAATACTTCTTATTAcgattatttttgtatttaagaTTCGAATTTGAAATCTATAGATAAAAAACAATCTCATTCAGTTGCAATAGATCATTTGATTGTCCAACAATGTAATCAAATTTAAGAAGGTCAATATACTATAGCCCCTTAAATTACATATTGTTTAATGCTTAAATTAttgcatattttaattaaacatctaaatatataataaattattctttattaaaaccatcaatctcaaaatttattttgtgcttgttctcaaatacaaatcaaatagttttttttaataaacataatttttttgccTAACCAAACACACCCAAATATTACCATGACATATggtaaaataatttctttttattagagatttctaattctaatttagaaataaataattgatatgAATAATGAGTTCATATCTATTTAAACTAAGGAAAAATAACTAATATGCTcccgaactatcgtaaatggtatgcagatattcttcgtcatacttttgggGACATTGGTGCTCCTATTTTCCagaaactagagcatatataccctttatactaacagacatacacgtgtcataatcttatccaccgattaacataaattaaatattgaatcGACGAATAAGATTGTACCACGTGTTCCTATTTAGTCTTCGTGAAAGACATATATGCTCTAATTTTTTTGGATGGTAAGGACATCAATGTCCAAAAAATATGACGGAGGATATATATTTTGCATACCATTTATAGTAATTCAGGGATATATTTATCGTTTTTTCCTTCAAActatgattaatattttaagatactccctccgtttaaaaaagaatgacctagtttgacttgaaacggagtttaagaaaaaaaagaagactttttaatcttgtggttttaaattaaagttatgtcaaatgtaccaaattGCCCTTTAATGTTGTGGtgttaaacatgtcacgtgaaaagttaaagtgtCATTCTTTCTAAAACATAGagtcatttttttctttgaaacggagggagtatatttttttttgaagtgtaataaaaaatttatttttttcaagtgtaataaaatttaaagagtggtatttgtctttttctttttgttttgtttttcaccAAAGAGTGGTGCTTgtcagaaaaaaaaagaaaagaaaaagaaaaatctggAATTGCGATATGACTTTTCTCGTCAATGAACAGTGAACACTCCCCAGTTTTTGTTACACTACTTCAACAAAACTAAAAACCCCTCCGATTCTCTATTTCTCTTCACACCTAACAAAAATCTCTACCTTCTAGGGCTTTGCTCCAATGGCGATTTCTCTTACGGCAGTTATACTACTGACGACGGCGGTGTTGATGCTTTCCGTTGAACTCGCCGCCGGTTATACATTCTCGTCGAGGTTGATTCACGGGTTCTCAGATGAAGCGGTGTCGTTTTGGGCATCTAAAGGGAAGAGTATGACGTGGCCGAAGCGCGAGAGTGTGGAGCATATGAGGTTGCTACTTGGTAATGATTGGAAACGACAGAGACTGAAGCTTGGTTCGCAGAAGCAGCTTTTGTTTCCATCTGAAGGAAGTGAAACTCATTTCTATGGAAATGAGTTGAGTTGGTTAGTAATACTGCTTAATACTATCAGCTTAAGAGATTTGTTAAAAATTGAAGCTTATAATGCGTCAATGCTGGAGtggattttgagttttttttgttcttttgaaTTTACTGTTGCATAAggattcaattatttttgctTATGATATACTAGGTTTAGTTGAAAAAGCATAAGATAAGTGACCTCATAGTTGCTGTCCTCCGGTGGGGCTTTGGGTACTCCCTCTTAGATATGTGAAAGAAATGAGCTACTAAAATCATCAAACTTATTCCCCAACTGAGCTATGAGTTGAATTGTTTTTGGAAGTTATAATCTATCCAACTTTTTCCCCAACTCAGCAATTGAGTTGAATTGTTTTTGGAAGTTAAAATTTTGGTGTTGCCTCCTTGAATAAATACTCTTCTCGATTGTccatggttgaaatattggaaTGATACAAGTTGATCACATGTTTTTCTCCATGCCGTTAAGTCATTTTCTTGACAAGTGTCAAGCCTCATAGTTATTCGTCTTTAGAAATCTTGAAGAGATCTCCTTTCCCCTTCTATTTTAGTAGTTGGCTCTTcttatagaaaattaaaaaaatccaaaGCCCTTATATGCTGGGAACAAGAAATAGTTATgttgaaaaataagaataagaatgcTAAGCTCTTAAACAATATTAGTATATGAACACGGCAGTTCCACCTTTCTTGACAGGTCACCTTTTCGAACATGCCCCTTACTATGGAGCTCGTTGATTTTAGATTCATGTGATGGTGGGTGATTATGTTCCCTTGTCACCCCTAGAGGGGAGGGGTGGAAGTATTGGAGAGTTTATTTCATCTTTCCATGACGAAGTGGATGTTGTAGGAGAGGTTGGAAGGGGGGATTTTGCTAATGATGGTTTGTTTGTGGGCAAAGGAAggtctttttctttctctttccaTTGCTTGACTATGTTTGCTTTGCAAGAAAGGGAGGCTCAACCAAAAGTCCAAAACCTTTGACAGTTCAAATAGTGTATTGAATATTGCATCAAAGATTTTGTTGAGATCTTTGCCGagtaaaaaaattctttttttctcaagTTCTAATAAAGTGTCTTGATTGTTCTGGATTACTATTATTCAGGCTGCATTATGTGTGGATTGACATAGGGACACCAAACACATCATTTCTTGTCGCCTTGGATGCTGGAAGTGATCTGCTCTGGCTCCCTTGCAATTGTGTACAATGTGCTCCATTGTCTTCTAGCTACTACTCAATGTTGGTAGGTTGCTCAGGCTAATTGTTGCATTTGACTGTCTATTCTTACTGGTAATATTTgacctttcttttatttcaaaacatAAGCGTGGTTTTGAAACTACTATCAACTTAAAGTAAGGGGGATGTCACCTTCACTTATCATGGGACAGCTGGGACCACTAAAATATTATAGCAtgcttaatttaatttgatgtaGTTACTCTGAAGGAAGATATATAAACTCTTACAACATCAATTATGCTCTGCAATTTCTCTGTCCAAGTTATAGCTACTTGTGAACTTGATGCTTTGTGCAACCTCAAAGTCCATGTTTCTGTGGTCTTAACTCTTCAAGTTACTGCTATACCCTGATGTATTATCTTGGAACCTCAACATTTTCTTTCTGAAAGGCATTGATTTTCGTTTAAAGATATGCCAACTAGTAAAAGGTTTAATGCTTTTAGATTTTGTTGCATCTCGCAGCTTCCTCTGTAAAGTCATTTTCTgtttaagtaaaacatttttattttaagatatgTAGGATTCAAGGTGTAGAAAATTAGTTTTTTCCTACTTCAAATACTTCAAATTCTTAGACTGATTTTGGCATGTACATTTTGGCTGGTTCATCTCTTACTGAACAGATAGAAAAAccatttttacttttcttttatagATAATAAAACTCATTATTCAGTTGAGCTAATTAATCTCTTATCAGTGAAGCATTTGAAAGTGACTGTGCATCTCATAATGGGAACAGTTTTAGCTGTTAATTCTCCAATGATTGATTGGCAGGTGCTCCCTTGTATTTGGGGCATCTATTATGCAGGATAAAGATCTGAATGAGTATAGCCCAGCACGATCAAGCAGTAGCAAGCATCTATCTTGCAGCCATCAATTATGTGAACTGGGTCCTAACTGCCCGAGTCCAAAGGAACACTGCCCTTATACTGTTAATTACTATTCTGAAAATACATCAAGTTCGGGGTTCCTTTTCGAGGACCAATTGCATTTGACTTCAGTTGGTGGACATGAACATCAAGGTTCTGTGCTAGCTCCTATTGTTATAGGGTatgctcttttctttttccagtTCTGTATTATTGTAAGTAGGATCAGCTCAACGGCTTTGTGACAAAGAAGACTTGATAGACCTACTTTATGAGTTCCATTGTGCCTTAGCTGAATGTAGCAAAGGATTCTCCAATGAGAAGATTTGACCCTTGAACCTTGACACCTTTTATAGCTGTCTCAGTTGTGACTGTTTATTTTTGGCAATATGATTGTCGCCTAGCTGCTAGTTGTCAAGTTACAGTATTTACCGGTTGGTTGATAAATGTGGTTTTCTTTTACGTAATAACTTATTGCAGCTGTGGTAGCAAACAAAGTGGCAATTATTTGAGTGGAGCTGCTCCAGATGGGGTGATGGGATTAGGGCCAGGAGAAATTTCTGTTCCAAGTTTGCTGGCGAAGTCTGGATTTGTTCCACGCTCATTCTCATTGTGTTTTGGAAAGAGCAATTCTGGCACAATTTTCTTTGGTGATAAAGGGCCTGAAAATCAAAGACGAAGTTCATTTGTATCTTTGGATGGAAATTAGTATGTATCTCCTCTATTTCTTTTGTGCTATGTTTAGTTTGATAGGCAATTTAAACAACTTCATTTGCACATTTATCTTATGTTCCTACTCGTAATTTTTACCAGCAATACCTATGTTGTTGAAGTTCAACATTATTGTGTTGGGGGTACCTGTCCAAAGCAAAGTGGATTTCAAGCCTTAGTTGATAGTGGGTCTTCCTTCACTTTTCTCCCTTCTGAAATCTTTACAAAAGTAGTAACTGAGGTACAAATATCATTTTTCTCTTGTCCTGCCATTCCCCTTTTCCCTCTCTTGGTTTCACAAGTTACTCTTCTGCTTAGTTTTAGAATGCACATGCAGTTTTTTTGCTGTACTGAgatatttcctattttttctcTTCTAGTTTGAAGAGCAAATGAACGCTACGAGGTTAGCTATAGAAGATTTTCCTTGCTGCTATAAGGCTAGGTAAAGTCTGCTCTCGTGAAAATGctgttttttgttttatttacttGTAGATTATTCTCCATATGCTTTTTTATGCAGTCCACAAGGTTTACCGAAGATTCCTAGCATGAAACTTTTGTTAGCTGCTAATCAGAGCTTTGTAATTCAGAACCCCATGTTTACCATCTCCAGTGGTCAGGTCAGTATTTAAATCTCTTTGCTTTGCCATCATCCTGCaaattaatcttttttcttGAGGCATAGAAGATTTAGCtataagatttttttctttgaatgagCTGGTAATATGCGATGCTTATGCATGCAAACTCACTTGCATTTATATGAAGAAGAAGTTAGTGCACCCAAAATGCAGAAACTGACTCAGGTCTTAATCTGGAATTAATTCTATCTCTACCTTTTCTGTCAATTTAAGTACttgctatttttctttttcaggaAAAAAATTACTTCCTACTTTTCATTTTGTGTCTGGTAGCTAACTGGCTTTAGAGCTTTTAATAGTTGTTAGATTTCATTGTTACTATTATTTTGGATTTGGAATTTCTCTAAAATCTAAGTGCTTGTGAAATTGAATCCAGCTCTTCACCAAGAAACTTTTGGTAGAGATGCTTGAAGCATATCACTTAAGGAGAACAGAGTCACTGCAAGAAAGGATCCAAAGTTTGCTATGAGTGATGTTGAACAGTAGGACATGGGGCTAATTGGTGCCATGACACCTAAAGCTTAAGAACATTTCTGCTGGTACTTGGGAAATTTTTTGATAGTGTAAACTAGCTCTATAAGATTTTGTATGTGGCTTCTGTGATAGGTTTACTGTAGAACTGCAATCCTTCCAAAAATTTCTTCTGTGTCCATCCCAGCTTGTTAGTTCTCATCATCTCTCCTATGAAGTTAGTTCTCTAAAAATTCTACTCCCCCTGTATCAATTTGTTGTCTTGCTTTCctttttagtgtgtttcaaGAAGAATGCCTCTTTCCTAATTTGGCAACTCAGTAATGAGTAACTTCAACATCCTACCTGGCGTGTTTAAGGCCAACAGAATGAAGTGAATTTTGATACAGTAtacatatctttagtttaagaccacaagatttaaTAGTCATCTTTACATAAACTCCGTACCAAGTTAAACTAAGACAAACAAATAGAAACAGAGAGAGTATCAGTTTTGCCaacaatagaaaatatatttattagttttgtCATAGTGGCTACTGGTTACAAAGTCAGTTTGTTTGGTCTCATTCATTAGTAATCAAAGTTGTAGCACGTTGTTTTGCAAACTTCTGGAGTAAAATGCTCTCTATGTGCAAAGATGAATGACGGATAAATGCCCTTGTACTTGGTCTATGTTCATCTTTGTTTTACTGCTGTGAATAAACATGTTACCCTGTTGCCTTTGCATGCTTAAACAAGATCTTTTCAATTCCTTTATGACAAAGCAAGTATGGTTTTCTCCATAAGTTTTCCAGTGTATGATCCCAAGTTCACTGTGCCCTCTCATGGACTTTGTTTTGCAGACTTATAGTGATGGTTTCTTATTGGAGGTATTTTGTGCAGGGTGATAACTTTTATTGTGTGGGTCTCCTACCTATTGAAGGAATGATTGGTATTATTGGACGTAAGTTCATATGTAATTTTAAAGTCATGTAAGGTGCAcatatatgcatgttgactgtTGGATGTTCCATGCAATTTCATTTGAATTATGCTGTGCAGAGAACTTTATGGAGGGATATCGATTGGTGTTTGATTGGGAAAACATGAAGTTGGGTTGGTCTCGCTCCAAGTGTAAGCTCATTGTGCATATTTAGTTTAAATTGAAGTAGTGTTTTGTTTTTTGCTGGATTAATAGGGAAAGACGAAAAACGAGTTTTGAGATATATGGGAGATAATTGGATTTGATAGGTATTTCATTGATGTTCCAGTTTAGAGTTTTAGATTGAATCACCTGGGTTATTTATACGGTCCTGAATTTGGTAATTCTTATGTTGTTCTTTGAATGAATTCATGCAGACAACACCATTTCTCATTTTTTAACTTGTATCGGCCGGTTAATCTTAGTAAAACCTACTTTTGTGAAGTTTGGCACATATAAATGTTTCACTAAATTCGGCCCCTCAATTAATTGTCTATTGAGTTATAATTGGCATATTAACAATGATAATTATGAAAACCATAGTAGACTTGTAGTAATCAGCATAATAACTATCATGGCTAGTGCCTGCCTCATGGTAATGGTTTTCCTACAGAGTCTTAAAAGCATGgagaatttcaaaaattcatgcaataaccCAATTGATACTTCTTCTGCAGTAGCATGTAGAACTCTGTTATATAATTTTGTGTGCTTAATTCACGAATTCATCTTTTACATCTTCAGGTCAAGACATAGACGGGACAGCAAAGGTATCACCAACACCACCTCCGAGTGGTTTGACATCAAATCCGCTGCCAACAACTGAGCAACAAAGGAACCCGGGTGGACATGCAGTTGCACCCGCTATTGCTGGTAAAGCTACCCCTAAACCATCTGCAGCATCACTCCTTGCAGTTTCATGGCATTACACTATGAGttctcttatatttttattggttGTATGGTTGCCTTATCTGATATAGCATTTGTAATTATGTACGTATATGTAAATTCTCATTTCTTCAATCAGATCCTTCTCTCAGAAATCATGTAGTCTAGTCAATTAATTTCATTGGTTTTGTTTCTATCCTCATATCTATAGCtctttttatgtcattttggtGTTCGTTTATTTGCTGGGGATTCAGTCATTCAGTGTCATGATTGAGGCATGATGGGACACAGTTGTGATTTGACTTGCAATAATTTACTAGCGGGGTTCGTTTTTAGGCCTAATCAATTTGAGTAGTAGTACACTATCATTCCCGACACCAAAGTTCTTTTTAGGAATACATATCTTTCACAAAGTTACGGGAAGAGGGAGAACTTTGAAGATCATTGACTGGGGTGGTTCCAAATCCGTTGAACTGAAATATGATGTGAAATGTATCATATACAGTATTTTGGACTTTACATTTATCAATTTAAGTGCTGCATTTTTCTGCCAAAGACACAAAGGCAACTCAGAACTCAAAAGCCTAGTCATTGTACAAAAATAAGGCATGCTGATACCCATTTATTTCTGCTACAGTTTTTAGAGAAAATTCTTGTCTATTGTTGATCATGCTCACTATTAACTAGACATGCTCGGGCAACTGTTTTGATCTGCTCTATATCTAGCCTATGGAAGAAATATGATTCATATAATCGACCCTAACTGGCTCATTGACTACAGAAGTAGCTGATTGATGTAGATTGTATAAGAATAGtattgaatatgatgtattaGTAATGCTGATACTATTTCCTATCCCCCGTTTGTTACGTCAAGGGCAGTTCTTGTATACATGTGGATTAAAGAGATTCCACATGTATGGAGAATCATGATGGATATGTTAGGACAATGATCAACTTTTGCATGTGGATACTTTCATGTCCAAGTGTTATACTACTGGGCTTGTTGTTGGGGTAGGGGTGATCAGTTTTGGCCTTTGAAGAGTTTGAAATAGAAGAATGATTGGCCTTTGATAGAATAGAAGTTTGTTCCTTGAGTAATGCATGGTGGGGTGGAAATTTACTCGTAATTAATACATAGTGTAGTCATTGTACATGTTTACGCCTCATTTCACTATGTAATAGGTGTATTAGTAGGGTCAGAGCCGGAGAGGATTTGATCGAAGCCAGTAACTTCAGTTTCAAACtctagatttttttaatttgtaatcCTTTTATACGTggatatatataacttaaatcacGCAAATGAATACGTCGATATGGCTAAGGACTAAAGTAGATAATTGGAGGTTGATAATGACAAATGAGCAATTAAGTAATGAATAGCCTAACTTTAAGACAATGCCATTCTTAATGATACATGGAGACGTACCCTTTAGGTGTCATCTAACCTGGGGTTCTCCTTTTAAACGctatgaattatgaaaatgacCTTAGAATAACGTCATGGAATGTATCTTTCATTTTAGAACAGCCAGAATTGATTacctaaaaaattcaatttatatatttttttcataccatgaaattatttatttggAATGATGATAATTGTTGAAGAAAAGTTTTTGATGAGATTAGTGAACCCCTAATTCCAATGATGAATTTACGTACAATATTCTATGGCTAACATGTCACAATTATTGAATAACTATCCTTGAGTATATATGAGattaaacattttaataatGATTTCAAACGCAATAATAATGCAATAAAAAGGTGAACTTAGCCTTTTAAActccaaatcaaatcaaatattgtTAATTGAAGGGGACAATGGGGAATAATTAGGTGACACAATTCATCCTTTAATTAgtattatgattaattaattaggagTACATGTTAATAAGAGATTGGAATTGCAATTACCTACCCATTGCGGCTCAACGCCATAATTTTTGCTTTTCTCTTACACCTTTCCCGTTTTCATTGGTCCTCCCCTCCGATTTTTAAAGGAAAAGCAAATGAAcagaagacaaaaaaaaatttaacaatattATCTGTTTTTTTATTGGGCTAAAacaatctaaaaataaaaaaaaaattatcattaagTTTTTGAGAGATCCTGGATCAGGAGTCGAGTCCTGGGTTAAGGTCGGATATCAGATCTTGGGCCGAGATTAAAAGTTGAGTTAAAATTGAAAGTTGGTTACAAAGTTGAGGTTGAGTCTcaagttagggttaaggttaagaGTCAAGACTTAGGGGGTTGGGGTATAGAGATGAGTTTTGGATTAGGGACGAAAATCAGGTTTTGAGTCAGGGTTGAGAACTGAGTCTCAATTCAGCTTAAGGATAAAGAGACATGTATCGAGTTGAGGTCAATGGAATGAGTCGAAGATCGGATCTCGAGTCTCAAGTCAGGTACAAAATTGAGAGTCGAGTTTTGTGTTAGGGTCGATATTTTAAGTCTTGAATTGGGGTTGAAGTCTGGAGTCATATTTCAGGTTTCGAATTTGAGTCGAGGGTCAGATATCAAATAGATATAGAGGTCGAGAATCAAATTTCAGTTTGAAGTCAAAAAAAGTTCCTAAACTAGAGTAAAGACTCGAGTTGGGGCGGGGACCCGACTCTTGAATAATGTACACTTAAGATATAATTTGGTTAAAAATTTGGATATATCTCGAAATTATCACCAAAAATATAATCATGAAATGATAAATAATCACACCatgattataatataaaaatttgaatcccataataaacaataattcCACCACTATAGAATAAATTATCTCATaattatagtataaatttatctatattttaacttatacCTTCAACTAAACACAACATATATTTAAACccaaattttaaattgaaaaatccACTTAATTTATTTCTCCATCCAACCCCTCCCTAATTATACATTacttttttttccatttaattttaaaatatgagacTTTATTAGCACGTACAACGCTTTTGCCTCGAAAGATTATGAAGATTGAAAACATACGTTATCTATTCCTTATACTAAGGATCTCTTGGGCGGTGCCattttttgttatctttgaAGAATACACCATTTTTTCTACTCTTTGGTCAAGCACAACAACAAATTGCCTATACGTTACTAATTATAC includes:
- the LOC107016004 gene encoding aspartic proteinase-like protein 1, producing MAISLTAVILLTTAVLMLSVELAAGYTFSSRLIHGFSDEAVSFWASKGKSMTWPKRESVEHMRLLLGNDWKRQRLKLGSQKQLLFPSEGSETHFYGNELSWLHYVWIDIGTPNTSFLVALDAGSDLLWLPCNCVQCAPLSSSYYSMLDKDLNEYSPARSSSSKHLSCSHQLCELGPNCPSPKEHCPYTVNYYSENTSSSGFLFEDQLHLTSVGGHEHQGSVLAPIVIGCGSKQSGNYLSGAAPDGVMGLGPGEISVPSLLAKSGFVPRSFSLCFGKSNSGTIFFGDKGPENQRRSSFVSLDGNYNTYVVEVQHYCVGGTCPKQSGFQALVDSGSSFTFLPSEIFTKVVTEFEEQMNATRLAIEDFPCCYKASPQGLPKIPSMKLLLAANQSFVIQNPMFTISSGQGDNFYCVGLLPIEGMIGIIGQNFMEGYRLVFDWENMKLGWSRSKCQDIDGTAKVSPTPPPSGLTSNPLPTTEQQRNPGGHAVAPAIAGKATPKPSAASLLAVSWHYTMSSLIFLLVVWLPYLI